The following coding sequences are from one bacterium SCSIO 12741 window:
- a CDS encoding histidine kinase translates to MTILGKSILPILVFLGVSFLATAQKLNAIHYTTKNGFPSMWSGSALLDDRGALWIRTDKGIAINYGYGFELLPTDPEVTGTFVTHIVKGTDGKLWLKSIDNLISYYQDGEFYAYPHQQRFLDSLKNTDIFSFDVDSNENLWFGFYDHPDSILFASLTLSGEWRKDPVFNSGTYGCQLKHIGQGRYIYGQLMNLKNNNPHIKPTLGLAIPDQGVFLPELHLGRVVESKNQAVLLLDNHFLVAIEDKILIKNLISKELTVHDFPGMYIGGIYRGGPSNILVSFKSNSGVRSLDLMTSESGKDSLVLKEQFLEDQVVTSLFFGPESGIWISTRDDGVYYAPSLQSVLFTDENGLPNSKVSSVFYHNHKLYLGHPDGWVSKFNPRSNQSFESERNSKHFQGEIGRFSNSKGDHVIASGQYGVGLYDDIETFNYLRAFIEFDSVMWTQAYSINKETYKLKLMHFFQGLNISSFAHAQNNDVLVGTFSGLYLLEIDQGDTVLKSLAHVDPVFGKGIKEVSRINSSLWAIVPSGFGVYLWDGEKVFDLFDKVQGIGNSSSGVFVSSDSTLWVSSEKGFYHLNVTQPVEPQLIADWTEEDGLPGQGWNDFWVDEDYLWIASSFGLGRVEYSAKEKLAQKLPFHIYSAEVNAEKLPNRSELGYQFGVLRIAFGAISFKNYKNVLYKYRIKGINDSWETTDIRFLQLANLPPGDYEVQVYAFIQDGDLESEIKSFQFTVLPPFWMTWWFYLLVVMALALLIYGLFNWRLRRIKKQLAVKELIRDQHYRILRMKMNPHFIFNVLNSIQHMMTKNDAASSSEYLSGFAKLMRFNFNNTSRHRIAFEEEWESLKLYANLEEMRLIKGVEVSFYLDPQLDQKRVQIPPLLIQPILENAIIHGRSQNGSTLQVSVRAENDDQGVRITVEDNGIGIYKNLGLAESNFEALQEHLRNSSKSDHGFSITLDRIRLHNEELGCHSEIEVVPQSPKDHSGTVVSFILGV, encoded by the coding sequence ACGACCAAAAATGGGTTTCCCTCTATGTGGTCAGGCTCAGCATTGTTGGACGACAGAGGCGCACTTTGGATAAGAACAGATAAGGGCATTGCAATTAATTATGGTTATGGCTTCGAATTACTTCCTACAGATCCTGAGGTTACAGGAACCTTCGTTACTCATATTGTAAAGGGGACTGATGGAAAGCTTTGGTTAAAGTCGATCGACAACCTTATTAGCTATTACCAGGACGGCGAATTCTACGCTTATCCACATCAACAGCGTTTTTTGGACTCTTTGAAAAACACGGATATATTTTCATTCGATGTGGATTCCAATGAAAACCTATGGTTTGGATTTTATGATCACCCGGATTCCATATTGTTTGCCAGCCTAACCCTTAGTGGAGAATGGAGAAAAGATCCAGTGTTCAATTCGGGAACCTATGGTTGCCAGCTCAAGCATATTGGCCAGGGGAGGTATATCTATGGGCAATTAATGAACTTAAAAAACAATAACCCTCATATTAAACCTACGCTTGGGTTGGCCATTCCAGATCAAGGTGTTTTTCTTCCGGAATTACATTTGGGTCGCGTGGTTGAGTCCAAAAATCAAGCAGTCTTACTTCTTGATAATCATTTCTTAGTGGCCATAGAAGATAAGATCCTTATCAAGAATTTGATAAGTAAGGAATTGACGGTTCATGATTTTCCAGGTATGTACATCGGAGGAATATACCGAGGAGGACCGTCCAATATTTTGGTCTCCTTTAAGAGTAATAGTGGGGTGAGATCTTTGGATTTAATGACCTCAGAATCTGGAAAAGATTCGCTGGTCCTTAAGGAGCAGTTTTTAGAAGATCAAGTGGTGACCTCTCTTTTCTTTGGTCCGGAATCGGGCATTTGGATTAGTACCCGAGATGATGGGGTCTATTATGCACCATCCTTGCAATCTGTGTTGTTTACCGATGAAAATGGCCTTCCTAATTCTAAGGTATCGAGCGTTTTTTACCACAATCATAAGTTGTATCTCGGCCATCCAGATGGATGGGTATCCAAGTTTAATCCGAGATCTAATCAATCGTTTGAATCAGAAAGAAATTCAAAACATTTTCAAGGAGAAATTGGGCGGTTTTCTAATTCAAAAGGAGACCACGTTATTGCCTCAGGGCAGTATGGAGTAGGGCTCTATGATGACATTGAAACTTTTAATTACCTCAGGGCATTTATTGAATTTGATTCCGTCATGTGGACCCAAGCTTATAGCATCAACAAAGAGACCTATAAGCTCAAGCTCATGCACTTTTTTCAAGGTCTTAATATTTCCTCATTTGCCCATGCTCAAAACAACGATGTATTGGTCGGAACCTTTTCGGGGCTCTACCTCTTAGAGATAGACCAAGGGGATACCGTTCTCAAATCTCTTGCTCATGTAGACCCGGTTTTTGGCAAGGGAATAAAGGAAGTGAGTCGTATAAATTCCAGTTTATGGGCTATTGTTCCCTCGGGATTTGGCGTGTATTTGTGGGATGGAGAAAAGGTATTCGATCTCTTCGACAAAGTTCAGGGTATCGGAAACAGTAGCTCCGGTGTTTTTGTTTCAAGCGATTCTACGCTTTGGGTAAGTTCAGAAAAAGGATTTTATCATCTCAACGTAACCCAGCCGGTGGAGCCTCAATTGATCGCTGATTGGACCGAAGAAGATGGGCTGCCAGGTCAGGGCTGGAACGACTTTTGGGTCGATGAAGATTACTTGTGGATAGCTTCAAGTTTCGGTCTTGGTAGAGTGGAGTACTCGGCCAAAGAAAAATTGGCTCAAAAACTTCCCTTTCATATCTATAGTGCTGAAGTAAATGCGGAAAAACTTCCAAATCGCTCCGAGTTAGGTTATCAATTTGGCGTATTACGGATAGCATTTGGTGCCATTAGCTTTAAGAATTACAAAAACGTATTATATAAATACCGAATCAAAGGAATCAATGACTCTTGGGAAACCACCGATATTAGGTTTTTACAGTTGGCAAACCTTCCACCGGGAGATTATGAGGTTCAGGTTTATGCCTTTATCCAGGATGGTGATTTAGAATCTGAAATCAAAAGCTTCCAATTTACCGTATTACCCCCATTCTGGATGACCTGGTGGTTCTATTTATTGGTCGTCATGGCTTTGGCCTTGCTGATCTATGGACTATTCAACTGGCGGCTAAGACGAATCAAAAAGCAACTGGCGGTCAAAGAATTGATTCGCGATCAACATTATCGAATCTTGAGAATGAAGATGAACCCGCATTTCATCTTTAATGTGTTAAACTCCATTCAGCACATGATGACCAAGAACGACGCTGCTTCCTCTTCCGAATACCTATCTGGATTTGCCAAATTGATGCGGTTCAATTTTAACAACACCTCCCGTCATCGAATAGCCTTTGAAGAAGAATGGGAATCTTTGAAACTATACGCCAATCTTGAGGAAATGCGCCTCATTAAAGGGGTAGAAGTAAGCTTTTACCTCGATCCTCAATTGGACCAAAAACGGGTTCAAATACCGCCGCTTCTCATTCAACCCATTTTAGAAAATGCCATTATTCACGGACGATCTCAGAATGGCTCAACCCTTCAGGTTTCTGTTCGGGCCGAGAACGATGATCAAGGAGTTAGAATTACCGTGGAGGACAACGGCATAGGGATCTATAAAAACCTTGGATTAGCCGAATCCAATTTTGAAGCCCTGCAGGAGCATCTCAGAAATAGCTCCAAATCGGATCACGGGTTTTCCATTACCCTGGATAGGATCAGGTTGCATAATGAGGAGCTTGGCTGTCATTCGGAGATAGAGGTAGTACCACAAAGCCCTAAAGACCATTCGGGCACAGTGGTGTCATTTATCCTGGGGGTCTGA